The following proteins are co-located in the Streptomyces bottropensis ATCC 25435 genome:
- a CDS encoding iron-containing alcohol dehydrogenase family protein: MPVLTRLIPSPIVVDIRPGALDDLATILSDQRIAPSGRLAFAISAGSGAALRDRFAPAFPEADWFCDADGTIDGAVRLADSIKKGGHYDAVVGLGGGKVIDCAKYAAARVGLPLVAVATNLANDGLCSPVATLDNDAGRGSYGVPNPIGIVIDLDVIREAPVRFVRAGIGDVICKISAVADWELSSRETGEKVDGLAAAMARQAAEAVLRHPGGVGDDEFLTTLSESLVLCGISMSVAGDSRPASGACHEISHAFDLTFPKRNALHGEQCGLGGAFATFLRGNHEVAGQMVEVLRHHGLPVLPDEIGFTVDEFVQVVEFAPQTRPGRYTILEHLELSTDQIKDAYADYAKAISS; this comes from the coding sequence GTGCCAGTACTGACGAGGCTCATCCCCTCGCCGATCGTCGTGGACATCCGTCCCGGCGCGCTCGATGACCTGGCGACGATCCTGTCGGACCAGCGCATCGCGCCGTCGGGCCGGCTGGCCTTCGCCATCAGCGCCGGCTCCGGCGCCGCGCTGCGCGACCGGTTCGCCCCGGCGTTCCCGGAGGCCGACTGGTTCTGCGACGCCGACGGCACCATCGACGGCGCGGTGCGGCTCGCCGACTCGATCAAGAAGGGCGGTCACTACGACGCCGTGGTCGGGCTCGGCGGCGGCAAGGTCATCGACTGTGCCAAGTACGCGGCCGCCCGGGTGGGCCTGCCGCTGGTCGCCGTCGCCACCAACCTCGCCAACGACGGTCTGTGCTCCCCGGTCGCCACCCTCGACAACGACGCGGGCCGCGGCTCCTACGGTGTGCCGAACCCGATCGGCATCGTCATCGACCTCGACGTCATCCGCGAGGCACCGGTGCGCTTCGTGCGCGCCGGCATCGGCGACGTGATCTGCAAGATCTCCGCCGTGGCCGACTGGGAGCTGTCCAGCCGGGAGACGGGCGAGAAGGTCGACGGACTGGCCGCCGCCATGGCCCGCCAGGCCGCCGAGGCCGTGCTCCGCCACCCCGGCGGGGTCGGCGACGACGAGTTCCTGACGACGTTGTCCGAGTCGCTCGTCCTGTGCGGGATCTCCATGTCCGTGGCCGGCGACAGCCGTCCCGCCTCGGGCGCCTGTCACGAGATCAGCCACGCCTTCGACCTGACCTTCCCCAAGCGCAACGCCCTGCACGGCGAACAGTGCGGCCTCGGCGGCGCGTTCGCCACGTTCCTGCGGGGCAACCACGAGGTCGCGGGCCAGATGGTCGAGGTCCTGCGCCACCACGGCCTGCCGGTCCTCCCGGACGAGATCGGCTTCACCGTGGACGAGTTCGTCCAGGTCGTGGAGTTCGCCCCGCAGACCCGGCCGGGCCGCTACACCATCCTGGAACACCTCGAACTGAGCACCGACCAGATCAAGGACGCCTACGCCGACTATGCCAAAGCCATCAGTAGCTGA
- a CDS encoding sugar phosphate nucleotidyltransferase: MIGLVLAAGAGRRLRPYTDTLPKALVPVGPEGDEDSLTVLDLTLGNFAEIGLTEVAIIVGYRKEAVYERREALEQKYGVKITLIDNDKAEEWNNAYSLWCGRDAIKHSVILANGDTVHPVSVEKTLLAARGDGKKIILALDTVKSLADEEMKVVVGPEGDMTKITKLMDPAEATGEYIGVTLIEGEAADELADALKTVFETDPQQFYEHGYQELVNRGFRIDVAPIGDVKWVEIDNHDDLAKGREIACQY, encoded by the coding sequence ATGATCGGCCTCGTGCTGGCGGCCGGCGCCGGACGGCGTCTTCGCCCCTACACCGACACCCTTCCCAAGGCGCTCGTGCCGGTCGGTCCGGAGGGCGACGAGGACAGCCTCACCGTTCTCGACCTGACGCTCGGCAACTTCGCCGAGATCGGCCTGACCGAGGTCGCGATCATCGTCGGGTACCGCAAGGAGGCCGTCTACGAGCGCCGCGAGGCGCTGGAGCAGAAGTACGGCGTCAAGATCACCCTGATCGACAACGACAAGGCCGAGGAGTGGAACAACGCCTACTCCCTGTGGTGCGGCCGTGACGCCATCAAGCACTCGGTGATCCTCGCCAACGGCGACACCGTGCACCCGGTCTCCGTCGAGAAGACCCTGCTGGCCGCCCGCGGCGACGGCAAGAAGATCATTCTCGCCCTCGACACGGTGAAGTCCCTCGCCGACGAGGAGATGAAGGTCGTCGTCGGCCCCGAGGGCGACATGACGAAGATCACCAAGCTGATGGACCCGGCCGAGGCGACCGGTGAGTACATCGGCGTCACCCTCATCGAGGGCGAGGCCGCCGACGAGCTGGCCGACGCCCTGAAGACGGTCTTCGAGACGGACCCGCAGCAGTTCTACGAGCACGGCTACCAGGAGCTCGTGAACCGCGGCTTCCGTATCGACGTGGCCCCCATCGGTGACGTCAAGTGGGTCGAGATCGACAACCACGACGACCTCGCCAAGGGACGTGAGATCGCGTGCCAGTACTGA
- a CDS encoding DUF5941 domain-containing protein, with amino-acid sequence MSTAILTGQPVPGSSLEGDLRSLGFDVRVASDAGDAARLLAAVPADQRVAIVDARFVGHVHALRLGLTDPRFEAAALPGAVTVRAAGRQALTRVLTRENPAASGGTAVAVDSVADRIVAALDADGVSLYRPELGTLVAAVPADPRTRDEAHRAVAAVDDEAVRLRTAVKSRDGFFTTYCISPYSRYLARWCARRGLTPNQVTTASLITALIAAGCAATGTRGGYVAAGLLLILSFVLDCTDGQLARYSLQYSTLGAWLDATFDRAKEYAYYAGLALGAARGGDDVWALALGAMVLQSCRHIVDFSFNEANHDATANTSPTAALSGKLDSVGWTVWIRRMIVLPIGERWAMIAVLTAVTTPRVTFYALLVGCAFAATYTTAGRVLRSLTRKAKRTDRAARALADLADSGPLAEFLARVLPGGPRALAPVFALAGAAVVVLAAWIDGPGRAVVICAGAYVLVSAEAVARPLKGPLDWLIPPLFRAAEYGTVLILAAKAEVNGALPAAFGLVAAVAYHHYDTVYRIRGDAGAPPQWLVRAIGGHEGRTLLVTVLAALLAPTEFKVALTALAVTVALLVLFESIRFWVTAHKTGAPAVHDEGEPA; translated from the coding sequence CTGTCGACCGCCATCCTCACCGGTCAGCCGGTGCCCGGATCGTCGCTGGAGGGCGATCTGCGCTCGCTCGGCTTCGACGTGCGGGTCGCCTCCGACGCCGGTGACGCCGCGAGGCTCCTGGCGGCGGTGCCCGCGGACCAGCGGGTCGCGATCGTCGACGCCCGCTTCGTGGGCCACGTGCACGCCCTGCGCCTGGGACTCACCGACCCCCGCTTCGAGGCGGCCGCCCTGCCGGGCGCCGTGACCGTACGGGCCGCCGGCCGTCAGGCGCTGACCCGGGTGCTCACCCGCGAGAACCCCGCCGCGAGCGGCGGCACCGCCGTCGCCGTCGACAGCGTCGCCGACCGGATCGTCGCCGCCCTCGACGCGGACGGCGTCAGCCTGTACCGCCCCGAACTCGGCACCCTGGTCGCCGCCGTCCCCGCCGACCCGCGGACCCGCGACGAGGCCCACCGGGCGGTCGCCGCCGTCGACGACGAGGCCGTACGCCTGCGCACCGCGGTGAAGTCCCGCGACGGCTTCTTCACCACGTACTGCATCAGCCCGTACTCCCGCTACCTCGCCCGCTGGTGCGCCCGCCGGGGCCTGACCCCGAACCAGGTCACCACGGCCTCGCTGATCACCGCCCTGATCGCGGCGGGCTGCGCGGCCACCGGCACCCGCGGCGGCTACGTCGCGGCCGGCCTGCTGCTGATCCTCTCCTTCGTCCTCGACTGCACCGACGGCCAGTTGGCCCGCTACTCCCTGCAGTACTCCACGCTCGGCGCCTGGCTCGACGCCACCTTCGATCGCGCCAAGGAGTACGCCTACTACGCGGGCCTCGCCCTCGGCGCCGCCCGCGGCGGTGACGATGTATGGGCCCTCGCGCTCGGCGCGATGGTCCTGCAGAGCTGCCGGCACATCGTCGACTTCTCCTTCAACGAGGCGAATCACGACGCCACCGCCAACACCAGCCCCACGGCCGCGCTTTCGGGCAAGCTCGACAGCGTCGGCTGGACGGTCTGGATCCGCCGGATGATCGTCCTGCCGATCGGTGAGCGCTGGGCCATGATCGCCGTCCTCACGGCGGTCACCACACCGCGCGTCACCTTCTACGCGCTGCTCGTCGGCTGTGCCTTCGCCGCGACCTACACCACGGCCGGCCGCGTCCTGCGCTCACTGACGCGCAAGGCGAAGCGGACGGACCGTGCGGCGCGGGCGCTGGCGGACCTCGCGGACAGCGGGCCCCTGGCCGAGTTCCTCGCCCGTGTCCTGCCCGGCGGACCGCGTGCCCTGGCGCCGGTGTTCGCCCTCGCGGGCGCTGCCGTCGTGGTGCTCGCGGCCTGGATCGACGGGCCCGGCCGGGCGGTGGTCATCTGCGCCGGCGCGTACGTCCTGGTGTCCGCGGAAGCCGTCGCCCGCCCCCTCAAGGGCCCCCTCGACTGGCTGATCCCCCCGCTCTTCCGCGCCGCCGAGTACGGCACCGTCCTGATCCTCGCGGCGAAGGCCGAGGTGAACGGCGCCCTTCCGGCGGCTTTCGGGCTGGTGGCCGCGGTCGCCTACCATCACTACGACACGGTGTACCGCATCCGCGGGGACGCCGGAGCGCCGCCGCAGTGGCTGGTGCGGGCCATCGGGGGACACGAAGGCAGGACCCTGCTGGTCACCGTCCTGGCCGCGCTGCTCGCGCCCACAGAGTTCAAGGTCGCGCTCACGGCTCTCGCCGTGACCGTGGCGCTGCTGGTGCTCTTCGAGAGCATCCGCTTCTGGGTGACCGCCCATAAGACAGGCGCACCCGCCGTACACGATGAAGGAGAACCCGCATGA
- the galE gene encoding UDP-glucose 4-epimerase GalE produces MTWLITGGAGYIGAHVAKVMTEAGEQVVALDDLSAGVRGRLPEHIPLVHGSALDADLLKRVLAEHAVTGVVHLAARKQVGESVAQPTRYYQENVGGLATLLEAAAGAGVDRFVFSSSAAVYGNPDVDLITEDTPCAPMSPYGETKLAGEWLVRAAGRAHGMATVCLRYFNVAGAADAALADTGVFNVVPMVFDRLTRDEAPRIFGDDYPTPDGTCVRDYIHVADLADAHLAAARRLAGGATGDLTVNIGRGEGVSVRELIDLVGEVTGDRRPALVEARRPGDAPRAVASAARAERELGWTARRGVREMVESAWEGWRLHRGL; encoded by the coding sequence ATGACATGGCTGATCACAGGCGGGGCGGGCTACATCGGCGCACACGTGGCGAAGGTCATGACCGAGGCCGGCGAACAGGTCGTCGCACTGGACGACCTCTCCGCAGGGGTCCGCGGCCGCCTCCCCGAGCACATCCCGCTGGTCCACGGCTCCGCCCTCGACGCCGACCTCCTCAAGCGCGTCCTGGCCGAGCACGCCGTGACCGGCGTGGTCCACCTCGCCGCCCGCAAGCAGGTGGGCGAGTCCGTCGCCCAGCCCACCCGCTACTACCAGGAGAACGTCGGCGGTCTCGCCACCCTCCTGGAGGCGGCGGCCGGAGCCGGGGTGGACCGCTTCGTCTTCTCCTCCTCCGCCGCCGTCTACGGCAACCCGGACGTGGACCTCATCACCGAGGACACCCCGTGCGCCCCGATGAGCCCGTACGGCGAGACCAAACTCGCCGGGGAATGGCTGGTCCGGGCCGCCGGCCGGGCGCACGGCATGGCCACCGTGTGCCTGCGGTACTTCAACGTGGCGGGGGCCGCCGACGCGGCACTGGCCGACACGGGCGTCTTCAACGTCGTCCCGATGGTCTTCGACCGCCTCACCCGTGACGAGGCCCCGCGGATCTTCGGCGACGACTACCCGACCCCGGACGGCACCTGCGTGCGGGACTACATCCACGTCGCCGATCTCGCCGACGCGCACCTCGCGGCCGCCCGGCGCCTCGCCGGGGGCGCCACGGGCGACCTGACCGTGAACATCGGCCGCGGCGAGGGCGTTTCGGTCCGCGAACTCATCGACCTGGTGGGCGAGGTGACCGGCGACCGACGCCCCGCGCTCGTCGAGGCGCGCCGTCCCGGCGACGCGCCGCGCGCGGTCGCCTCGGCCGCACGGGCCGAACGGGAGCTCGGCTGGACGGCCCGGCGCGGGGTGCGCGAGATGGTCGAGTCGGCCTGGGAGGGCTGGCGGTTGCATCGCGGCCTCTGA
- a CDS encoding cation diffusion facilitator family transporter: MGAGHDHGHAHHAPTTGTAAAAYRGRLRVALSITLTVMVVEIVGGVLADSLALIADAAHMATDAVGLGMALLAIHFANRPPSGNRTFGYARAEILAALANCLLLLGVGGYVLYEAIQRFVTPVGTEGGLTVVFGAIGLVANMISLTLLMRGQKESLNVRGAFLEVAADALGSVAVIISATVVLLTGWQAADPIASLVIGLMIVPRTVKLLRETLDVLLEAAPKNVDMAEVRAHILALPGVEDVHDLHAWTITSGMPVLSAHVVVGSDTLDSIGHEKMLHDLQGCIGDHFDVEHCTFQLEPSGHAEHEARLCH; encoded by the coding sequence ATGGGGGCTGGGCACGATCACGGGCACGCGCATCACGCGCCGACCACGGGTACGGCGGCAGCGGCGTACCGCGGACGGCTGCGCGTCGCGCTGTCGATCACGCTCACCGTCATGGTGGTCGAGATCGTCGGCGGCGTGCTCGCCGATTCGCTCGCGCTCATCGCGGACGCGGCCCACATGGCGACGGACGCGGTGGGTCTCGGGATGGCGCTCCTCGCGATCCACTTCGCGAACCGCCCGCCGAGCGGCAACCGCACCTTCGGCTACGCCCGCGCCGAGATACTCGCGGCGCTCGCGAACTGCCTGCTGCTGCTCGGCGTCGGCGGCTACGTCCTGTACGAGGCGATCCAGCGCTTCGTCACACCGGTCGGCACCGAGGGCGGGCTGACCGTCGTGTTCGGCGCGATCGGTCTGGTCGCGAACATGATCTCGCTGACGCTGCTGATGCGCGGCCAGAAGGAGAGCCTGAACGTACGGGGCGCCTTCCTGGAGGTGGCCGCGGACGCCCTCGGCTCGGTGGCGGTGATCATCTCCGCGACGGTCGTCCTGCTCACCGGCTGGCAGGCCGCGGACCCGATCGCCTCGCTGGTCATCGGCCTGATGATCGTCCCGCGGACGGTGAAACTGCTGCGCGAGACCCTCGACGTCCTGCTGGAGGCGGCCCCGAAGAACGTCGACATGGCCGAGGTGCGAGCCCACATCCTGGCGCTGCCCGGCGTGGAGGACGTCCACGACCTGCACGCCTGGACGATCACGTCCGGTATGCCGGTGCTCTCCGCCCATGTGGTGGTCGGCTCCGACACGCTGGACTCCATCGGCCACGAGAAGATGCTGCACGACCTCCAGGGCTGCATCGGCGACCACTTCGACGTCGAGCACTGCACCTTCCAGCTGGAGCCGAGCGGCCACGCGGAACACGAGGCGAGACTGTGTCACTGA
- a CDS encoding GNAT family N-acetyltransferase, producing MSLTTGTTHWTTRPETPADREGVYAVNAAAFETDAEARLVDALREDPGAWLPELSYVAEAPDGTLAAYALITRCHVDEVPALALAPVAVLPDRQRQGAGAAVVRAALEAARAREEGLVLVLGHPEYYPRFGFVRASEYGIRPGFDVPDAAMMALVLDGSAPVAPGTLRYPAAFGV from the coding sequence GTGTCACTGACCACCGGGACGACCCACTGGACGACGCGACCGGAGACGCCGGCCGACCGGGAGGGGGTGTACGCCGTCAACGCCGCCGCCTTCGAGACCGACGCGGAGGCCAGGCTCGTCGACGCGCTCCGCGAGGACCCCGGGGCCTGGCTGCCGGAGCTGTCCTACGTCGCCGAGGCGCCGGACGGCACGCTCGCGGCCTACGCGCTCATCACGCGCTGCCATGTGGACGAGGTCCCCGCGCTGGCGCTGGCGCCCGTCGCGGTGCTGCCGGACCGGCAGCGGCAGGGAGCGGGTGCGGCCGTCGTCCGCGCGGCACTGGAGGCGGCACGCGCGCGTGAGGAGGGGCTGGTCCTCGTCCTGGGGCATCCGGAGTACTACCCGCGCTTCGGCTTCGTACGTGCGTCCGAGTACGGCATCCGGCCGGGCTTCGACGTGCCGGACGCGGCGATGATGGCGCTGGTGCTGGACGGTTCCGCGCCGGTGGCGCCCGGCACCCTCAGGTATCCGGCCGCCTTCGGGGTGTGA
- the idi gene encoding isopentenyl-diphosphate Delta-isomerase has translation MPITPATAVQSSQNGTTEAILLELVDEDGTTIGTAEKLAAHQPPGQLHRAFSVFLFDERGRLLLQQRALGKYHSPGVWSNTCCGHPYPGESPFAAAARRTHEELGVSPALLGEAGTVRYNHPDPDSGLVEQEFNHLFVGLLQAPLRPDPEEVGATAFVTPGELAERHAEDIFSAWFMTVLDAARPAVRELTGPAAGW, from the coding sequence ATGCCGATCACACCTGCCACCGCGGTGCAGAGTTCGCAGAACGGGACCACGGAAGCGATCCTGCTGGAGCTGGTCGACGAGGACGGCACCACGATCGGCACCGCGGAGAAGCTGGCCGCTCATCAACCGCCCGGTCAACTGCACCGGGCCTTCTCCGTGTTCCTGTTCGACGAGCGCGGGCGGCTGCTGCTCCAGCAGCGGGCCCTCGGCAAGTACCACTCCCCCGGCGTCTGGTCGAACACCTGCTGCGGGCACCCCTACCCGGGCGAGTCCCCCTTCGCGGCGGCCGCGCGGCGGACGCACGAGGAGCTGGGGGTCTCCCCGGCGCTGCTCGGCGAGGCGGGCACGGTCCGCTACAACCACCCGGACCCGGACTCGGGCCTGGTGGAGCAGGAGTTCAACCATCTGTTCGTCGGTCTGCTGCAGGCCCCGCTGCGGCCGGACCCGGAGGAGGTCGGGGCCACCGCGTTCGTGACCCCGGGCGAGCTGGCGGAGCGGCACGCCGAGGACATCTTCTCGGCCTGGTTCATGACGGTGCTGGACGCGGCCCGGCCGGCGGTCAGGGAGCTGACGGGTCCGGCCGCGGGCTGGTGA
- a CDS encoding ATP-binding protein, whose product MDDQGRGSDPRPDGGGHGSEDPGPPEPLPYEGVWRFTAAAVDASVPQARRAVRDLLARQGVPISDDLVQGLLLIVSELVTNAVKHAALLSPTLAVEVAVGAEWVRVSVEDNHPYRPTALETDHGRLGGRGLLLVREITLEAGGVCDVEHTASGGKVIWAALPLRPAHLIQG is encoded by the coding sequence ATGGACGACCAAGGGCGCGGGAGCGACCCACGCCCTGACGGCGGCGGGCACGGCTCCGAGGACCCGGGTCCGCCGGAGCCACTGCCCTACGAAGGGGTCTGGCGGTTCACCGCTGCCGCCGTCGACGCCTCGGTGCCGCAGGCGCGGCGCGCCGTCCGGGACCTGCTCGCCCGTCAGGGTGTGCCGATCTCGGACGACCTCGTCCAAGGACTTCTGCTGATCGTCTCCGAGCTGGTGACGAACGCCGTCAAACACGCGGCGCTCCTGTCGCCCACGCTGGCCGTCGAGGTCGCCGTCGGAGCGGAGTGGGTGCGGGTCTCCGTGGAGGACAACCACCCCTACCGCCCGACCGCCCTGGAGACCGACCACGGCCGCCTCGGCGGCCGCGGTCTGCTGCTGGTGCGCGAGATCACGCTGGAGGCGGGCGGCGTCTGCGACGTCGAGCACACCGCGAGCGGCGGCAAGGTGATCTGGGCCGCCCTGCCGCTCAGACCCGCACACCTGATCCAGGGGTGA
- a CDS encoding enoyl-CoA hydratase/isomerase family protein, giving the protein MEPQLLESVADGVATVVVHHPAKRNAMTAGMWRALPPLLDRLGADPGVRALVLTGEGDTFCAGADISTLREAPGEAQELAGRAEEALAAFAKPTLAAIRGHCVGGGSQLAAACDLRFAEEGALFGITPAKLGLVYPASSTRRLVSLVGPGTAKYLLFSGELIDAERALRTGLVDEVLRVGELAGRLAEFTRVLVSRSRLTQAAAKEFANGRTDRDAHWAEQARGSADAAEGVAAFLERRQPRFTWTV; this is encoded by the coding sequence ATGGAGCCTCAGCTGCTGGAATCCGTCGCCGACGGGGTCGCGACCGTCGTCGTCCACCACCCGGCCAAGCGCAATGCCATGACGGCCGGGATGTGGCGGGCGCTGCCCCCGCTGCTCGACCGGCTGGGCGCCGACCCCGGTGTACGGGCCCTGGTGCTCACCGGGGAGGGCGACACGTTCTGCGCGGGCGCCGACATCTCCACGCTGCGGGAGGCCCCGGGCGAGGCCCAGGAGCTGGCGGGTCGTGCCGAGGAGGCCCTCGCCGCCTTCGCCAAGCCGACCCTCGCGGCGATCCGGGGCCACTGCGTGGGCGGCGGCTCGCAACTGGCGGCGGCCTGCGATCTGCGGTTCGCGGAGGAGGGGGCGCTGTTCGGGATCACTCCGGCGAAGCTGGGGCTCGTCTACCCGGCCTCCTCCACGCGGCGGCTGGTGTCGCTGGTCGGGCCGGGCACCGCCAAGTACCTGCTGTTCTCGGGTGAGTTGATCGACGCGGAGCGCGCACTGCGCACGGGGCTGGTGGACGAGGTGCTGCGCGTGGGCGAACTCGCCGGTCGTCTCGCGGAGTTCACCCGGGTGCTGGTCTCGCGCTCCCGGCTGACGCAGGCGGCGGCCAAGGAGTTCGCGAACGGCCGCACCGACCGCGACGCCCACTGGGCCGAGCAGGCACGCGGCAGCGCCGACGCCGCGGAGGGCGTCGCCGCGTTCCTGGAACGCCGGCAGCCCCGGTTCACCTGGACGGTCTGA
- a CDS encoding DJ-1/PfpI family protein, whose translation MQIAIVLFDRFTALDAVGPYETLGRLPDAELVFVAEERGPVRSDTGALALTADRTLAEVPSPDIVVVPGGPGQFAQMENETLLAWLRTADRTSAWTTSVCTGSLLLAGAGLLEGRRATSHWLALDFLKQYGAEPTGERVVFDGKYVTAAGVSSGIDMGLTLVGRIAGDEHAQAVQLMTEYDPQPPYDAGAPHKAPAHLVEEFRTNSRFALM comes from the coding sequence ATGCAGATCGCCATCGTCCTCTTCGACCGCTTCACCGCCCTCGACGCGGTGGGCCCCTACGAGACCCTCGGCCGTCTGCCCGACGCCGAACTCGTCTTCGTCGCCGAGGAGAGGGGCCCGGTCCGCTCCGACACCGGCGCCCTCGCGCTCACGGCCGACAGGACCCTCGCCGAGGTCCCGAGTCCGGACATCGTCGTGGTGCCGGGCGGTCCCGGCCAGTTCGCGCAGATGGAGAACGAGACCCTCCTCGCGTGGCTGCGCACGGCCGACCGCACCAGCGCCTGGACGACCTCCGTGTGCACCGGCTCCCTGCTGCTGGCCGGCGCCGGTCTCCTCGAAGGCCGCCGGGCCACCTCGCACTGGCTGGCGCTGGACTTCCTCAAGCAGTACGGCGCCGAGCCCACGGGGGAGCGGGTCGTGTTCGACGGCAAGTACGTCACCGCGGCCGGGGTCTCCTCCGGCATCGACATGGGCCTGACCCTGGTGGGCCGGATCGCGGGCGACGAACACGCCCAGGCCGTCCAGCTGATGACCGAGTACGACCCGCAGCCGCCCTACGACGCCGGCGCCCCGCACAAGGCCCCCGCCCACCTGGTGGAGGAGTTCCGCACCAACAGCCGCTTCGCCCTGATGTGA
- a CDS encoding GlxA family transcriptional regulator — MRTVLVVLFDGVQSLDVTGPLEVFAGAEQHTPGTYRIVTASLDGTPVRTSSGLTLVPDHSLAAAPTPHTLLVPGGQGTRSPAPETVAWLREHGPRAKRLVSVCTGAILLAEAGLLDGRRATTHWAYCDTLARHHPAIEVDPDPIFVRDGDIATSAGVTSGIDLALALVEEDIGRDAALTIARHLVVFLRRPGNQAQFSAQLAAQTAKREPLRDVQQWITEHPAADLGVERLAARARLSPRHFARAFRAETGMTPGRYVDRVRLEHARRLLEDTADGVEEISRTCGYGTAEAMRRAFVKALGASPAEYRRRFRPASAPTH; from the coding sequence ATGCGAACTGTCCTGGTCGTCCTCTTCGACGGCGTGCAGAGCCTCGACGTCACGGGCCCGCTGGAGGTCTTCGCCGGCGCGGAACAGCACACTCCGGGGACGTACCGCATCGTCACGGCCTCCCTGGACGGCACGCCCGTGCGCACCTCCAGCGGGCTCACCCTCGTCCCCGACCACTCCCTCGCCGCCGCACCCACCCCGCACACCCTGCTGGTCCCCGGAGGCCAGGGCACCCGCAGCCCCGCCCCCGAGACCGTCGCCTGGCTGCGCGAGCACGGCCCGCGCGCAAAGCGCCTGGTCTCGGTCTGCACCGGCGCGATCCTGCTCGCCGAGGCGGGCCTGCTGGACGGCCGCCGGGCCACCACCCACTGGGCGTACTGCGACACCCTGGCCCGCCACCACCCGGCGATCGAGGTCGACCCCGACCCCATCTTCGTCCGCGACGGCGACATCGCCACCTCCGCCGGTGTCACCTCCGGCATCGACCTGGCCCTCGCGCTCGTCGAGGAGGACATCGGCCGCGACGCGGCCCTCACCATCGCCCGCCACCTCGTCGTCTTCCTCCGCAGACCGGGCAACCAGGCCCAGTTCAGCGCCCAGCTGGCCGCCCAGACGGCCAAGCGGGAGCCGCTCCGCGACGTCCAGCAGTGGATCACCGAGCATCCCGCAGCCGACCTGGGGGTCGAGCGCCTGGCCGCCCGCGCCCGGCTCTCACCCCGCCACTTCGCCCGCGCCTTCCGGGCCGAGACGGGCATGACCCCGGGCCGATACGTGGACCGCGTCCGCCTCGAACACGCGCGCCGCCTCCTGGAGGACACCGCCGACGGCGTCGAGGAGATCTCCCGCACCTGCGGCTACGGCACCGCCGAGGCCATGCGCCGCGCCTTCGTGAAGGCCCTCGGCGCCTCCCCGGCGGAGTACCGCCGCCGCTTCCGCCCGGCCTCCGCCCCCACCCACTGA
- a CDS encoding SCO6745 family protein has product MTSSLPDRAGRRCHGFLNPFHSAHYFSPDLGRELAAVGVKHPQAAYFAVRAAAMGPVGAGVVTATFFNFRHELVAEHVPAVWEAAAPPAVLAARERAVDATLRRLLGEELIASEELAEAARLALRATEACTRTARPLYAAHADLPVPERPHLALWHAATLLREHRGDGHLAVLLDAGLDPVEALASHTATGKGMSPKWAAGTRGWSRDEWDTALTRLRERGLTDGDGELTEAGVALRRNIEDATDRLDLAPYEHLGAAGVERLTELMSTLVTTMLAAGAFPAGMTGKG; this is encoded by the coding sequence ATGACCTCCTCTCTGCCGGACCGCGCCGGGCGGCGCTGCCATGGTTTCCTCAATCCCTTCCACTCCGCGCACTACTTCTCGCCGGACCTCGGCCGGGAGCTGGCCGCCGTGGGGGTGAAGCACCCGCAGGCGGCGTACTTCGCGGTGCGGGCCGCGGCCATGGGCCCGGTCGGCGCGGGCGTGGTGACGGCGACGTTCTTCAACTTCCGTCATGAGCTGGTCGCGGAGCACGTGCCCGCCGTGTGGGAGGCCGCCGCGCCTCCGGCGGTGCTGGCGGCCCGTGAACGCGCCGTCGACGCCACGCTGCGGCGGCTGCTCGGTGAGGAGCTGATCGCCTCCGAGGAACTGGCCGAGGCGGCGCGGCTGGCCCTGCGCGCCACCGAGGCGTGCACGAGGACCGCGCGCCCCCTGTATGCCGCGCACGCTGATCTCCCCGTACCCGAGCGCCCCCACCTCGCGCTCTGGCACGCGGCCACGCTGCTGCGCGAGCACCGGGGCGACGGGCATCTCGCGGTGCTCCTCGACGCCGGTCTGGATCCGGTGGAGGCGCTGGCCAGCCACACGGCGACCGGCAAGGGCATGTCCCCGAAGTGGGCCGCCGGCACACGCGGCTGGAGCCGGGACGAGTGGGACACCGCGCTCACCCGGCTCCGGGAGCGCGGGCTGACCGACGGCGACGGCGAACTGACGGAGGCGGGTGTGGCCCTGCGCCGGAACATCGAGGACGCCACGGACCGGCTCGACCTGGCGCCGTACGAGCATCTGGGCGCGGCCGGGGTGGAGCGGCTCACCGAGCTGATGAGCACACTGGTGACGACCATGCTCGCCGCGGGGGCGTTCCCGGCGGGGATGACCGGCAAGGGCTGA
- a CDS encoding LPFR motif small protein, with protein sequence MFRAIADVLRQIGGAIATVVTLPFRAVARLFGGASSSTRGGGRARRA encoded by the coding sequence GTGTTCCGTGCCATCGCAGACGTGTTGCGACAGATCGGTGGGGCCATCGCGACGGTGGTCACGCTGCCGTTCCGGGCCGTGGCCCGGCTCTTCGGCGGCGCGTCGAGTTCGACGCGCGGCGGCGGGCGGGCCCGTCGGGCCTGA